The Kineothrix sp. MB12-C1 genome includes a window with the following:
- a CDS encoding AraC family ligand binding domain-containing protein: MNTGSTLFTTKGVTDSNRILHTPGAFAKKNLLYVQEVGKLKSLKPHKSQRENLDSYLFLSVLSGDGVITINGMDYEVRKGDCAFINCKMSYSHESSEKNPWELMWVHFNGNIVAEYFNLFVEHNKGCGIFRPSSLKEVTEIIDNLMSCQKEKDFKSELLSGEYLLQVVNFCLLSVMHQKDEYETYRTLCKEIREYINENYQRQTIIQALEEKYQMKAEELDSYFQKMYGIALRDYIINRRFTAAKELLRFTIKPIEEVIEESGIQSEDLFYRLFQDGESMTAEEYRMKWSQWVK; the protein is encoded by the coding sequence ATGAATACTGGAAGTACATTATTCACGACAAAAGGGGTGACAGATTCTAATCGAATCCTTCATACGCCGGGGGCATTTGCTAAAAAGAATCTTTTATATGTGCAAGAGGTTGGAAAGCTCAAAAGTCTTAAGCCTCATAAATCCCAAAGGGAAAATTTGGATTCTTATTTGTTCCTGAGTGTGCTCAGCGGTGATGGAGTAATAACCATTAATGGAATGGATTATGAAGTGAGAAAAGGGGATTGTGCTTTTATAAACTGTAAGATGAGTTATTCTCATGAAAGCAGTGAAAAGAATCCGTGGGAACTGATGTGGGTACATTTCAATGGTAATATAGTAGCTGAATATTTTAATTTATTCGTAGAACATAATAAGGGCTGCGGAATTTTTAGGCCATCGAGTTTGAAGGAAGTAACAGAAATCATAGATAATCTTATGAGCTGTCAAAAGGAAAAGGATTTCAAGTCGGAATTGCTGAGTGGAGAGTATCTACTTCAAGTAGTGAACTTCTGCCTTCTTTCGGTAATGCATCAGAAGGACGAGTATGAAACTTATAGGACTCTATGTAAGGAAATAAGAGAGTATATTAATGAAAATTATCAGAGGCAGACAATTATTCAAGCGTTAGAAGAAAAATATCAGATGAAAGCGGAGGAACTTGATTCTTATTTTCAAAAGATGTATGGTATCGCTTTAAGGGATTATATTATTAATCGTCGTTTTACCGCAGCGAAGGAGCTTTTGCGATTTACAATAAAACCAATAGAAGAAGTTATTGAGGAATCAGGGATTCAAAGTGAAGATTTGTTCTATCGCTTATTCCAGGATGGAGAGAGTATGACAGCAGAGGAATATCGAATGAAGTGGTCACAGTGGGTGAAGTGA
- a CDS encoding type I phosphomannose isomerase catalytic subunit, giving the protein MKCIVLAGGRGDRLWPLSRKSYPKQFIKLQKTHSMFQETIARNLPFCDEFVIVTNKEYQFIIDNQLSVFHGLTESCIFEELGRKTTAAIILACLQFPMSETVLVVPTDQLIEGEEYKNAVLRGKELSKEGFLVTFGMQIQEPEERFGYIRFDGEDVLQFTEKPDREEAFAYQESGEYLVNSGTFMFNVGNMLQELKKYSPELEQACRRAYKARKHIKSHVLYTEEILRGIPPVAIEKSVFEHTKQAKVVHCSFKWKDIGSLEDLKATELETADASKQVDYHCENTEIINQCHRSTVVANGLKDILIVNTPDAVYVGEKGKSDELKDIIRESPQIKEFVNRGRIVYRAWGTYELLVDEMNYRVKKIIIYPGKTIYAHSHKLRSEHWSIVSGTAKIELDGVSGTYEMNDVIAVGRNTVHQVSNIGIVPLIIIEVSVGENVSEDDMISIESKDLTETDLGYHLEPCVKLHPSYKDYLWGGIRLKEMYHKNCDYDIVAESWELSAHPDGQSTVASGRHKGMLFAEYLEKIGKESLGWKCQSLPRFPILIKFIDAALPLSVQVHPDDEYALEVEDEYGKNEMWYVVDAQPDAYIYCGFARAASREEVKERIENNTITEILNKIPVKTGEVYFIPAGTVHAIGEGLLVCEVQQSSSCTYRLYDYGRRDRLGNYRELHVEKALNVIDYQPYMPQKFEFGVDTQEEYESHLLCSCKYFECYKYSVEGCVEIPMTEESFRSVVCLKGKGSIEIMEQDYPAMEFSKGESLFLPKSDKICKIEGSCEVLLTKI; this is encoded by the coding sequence ATGAAATGTATTGTACTTGCCGGGGGACGCGGTGATCGTCTTTGGCCATTATCAAGAAAAAGCTATCCGAAGCAGTTTATTAAACTGCAAAAGACTCATTCTATGTTCCAGGAAACAATCGCCAGAAATCTTCCTTTTTGCGATGAATTTGTGATTGTAACGAATAAGGAGTATCAGTTCATTATAGATAATCAGCTAAGTGTATTTCACGGACTGACAGAAAGCTGTATTTTTGAGGAATTAGGGCGTAAAACGACAGCGGCCATCATTCTTGCCTGCCTGCAGTTTCCTATGTCTGAAACAGTTCTCGTAGTGCCTACTGATCAGTTAATAGAGGGTGAGGAATATAAGAATGCGGTACTTCGGGGGAAAGAACTGAGCAAAGAAGGATTTCTCGTAACTTTTGGAATGCAGATTCAGGAACCGGAAGAACGGTTTGGATATATTCGTTTTGATGGAGAGGATGTATTACAGTTTACTGAGAAACCCGATAGAGAAGAGGCATTTGCCTATCAGGAAAGTGGAGAATATCTTGTCAACAGCGGTACTTTTATGTTTAACGTAGGGAATATGCTGCAGGAGCTTAAGAAATATTCTCCCGAATTGGAACAGGCATGCCGCAGGGCATATAAGGCAAGGAAGCATATAAAGAGCCATGTTCTTTATACGGAGGAGATATTAAGAGGGATTCCGCCGGTAGCAATCGAGAAGTCGGTATTTGAACATACGAAGCAGGCGAAGGTAGTACATTGTTCCTTCAAGTGGAAAGATATTGGAAGCCTGGAAGACTTGAAAGCGACGGAGCTTGAGACAGCGGATGCCAGCAAACAGGTGGACTACCACTGTGAGAACACAGAGATTATCAATCAATGTCATCGCAGTACAGTAGTGGCAAATGGATTGAAGGACATACTTATCGTTAATACACCCGATGCGGTGTATGTCGGTGAAAAAGGGAAGTCTGACGAGCTAAAGGATATTATCCGTGAATCGCCGCAGATTAAAGAGTTTGTCAATCGTGGAAGAATTGTATACCGCGCATGGGGAACTTATGAGCTTCTTGTAGATGAGATGAATTACCGGGTGAAGAAGATTATTATTTATCCGGGGAAAACCATATATGCCCATAGCCATAAGTTAAGAAGCGAACATTGGTCCATCGTATCCGGAACCGCGAAGATTGAGTTAGATGGTGTAAGCGGTACTTATGAAATGAACGATGTCATTGCTGTCGGTCGGAATACAGTACATCAGGTATCCAATATAGGAATTGTACCGCTTATTATTATAGAAGTATCCGTAGGAGAGAATGTATCGGAGGATGATATGATCTCTATTGAAAGTAAAGATCTTACGGAGACAGATCTTGGTTATCATTTAGAACCGTGTGTGAAGCTTCACCCTTCTTATAAGGATTATCTGTGGGGGGGCATCAGACTAAAAGAAATGTACCATAAAAACTGTGATTATGATATTGTTGCAGAAAGCTGGGAATTGTCGGCCCATCCGGACGGACAGAGCACGGTGGCGAGTGGCCGGCATAAGGGAATGTTATTTGCTGAATACTTGGAGAAGATCGGTAAGGAAAGTTTAGGATGGAAGTGTCAGTCCCTGCCTCGTTTTCCCATACTGATTAAATTTATAGATGCTGCTTTACCATTATCAGTACAGGTACATCCTGATGATGAATATGCGTTGGAAGTAGAAGATGAGTATGGTAAAAATGAAATGTGGTATGTAGTGGATGCACAACCCGATGCTTATATTTATTGTGGATTTGCCAGGGCAGCATCCAGAGAAGAAGTGAAGGAACGGATAGAAAATAATACGATAACAGAAATATTAAATAAGATACCGGTGAAAACAGGAGAAGTGTATTTCATTCCGGCCGGAACAGTACATGCAATTGGTGAGGGATTATTAGTCTGTGAGGTTCAGCAAAGTTCCTCCTGTACCTATCGTCTGTACGATTATGGACGCCGGGACAGGCTGGGGAATTACCGTGAACTTCATGTGGAGAAGGCGCTGAATGTGATTGATTATCAGCCATATATGCCTCAAAAGTTCGAATTTGGAGTGGATACACAGGAGGAATATGAATCTCACTTGCTTTGTAGCTGTAAGTATTTCGAATGTTACAAGTATTCGGTAGAAGGTTGCGTGGAGATACCTATGACGGAAGAATCCTTCCGTTCTGTTGTTTGCCTGAAAGGTAAGGGCAGCATTGAAATTATGGAACAGGATTACCCGGCTATGGAATTTTCGAAGGGAGAAAGTCTCTTTTTGCCCAAATCCGATAAAATCTGTAAGATAGAAGGTTCCTGTGAAGTTCTGCTGACAAAAATATAA